The following nucleotide sequence is from Coffea eugenioides isolate CCC68of chromosome 3, Ceug_1.0, whole genome shotgun sequence.
CATACACATCAAATTATTCTTGCTCACGTAAATAAACAATATGCTCTGGTCCAAGCTACCAGAATTTCCATCTTCTGATTCTAGACTTTGCGCAAGGTCAAATGAGCCCCAAACTGAGGTTGGGTGGTGACACGAACAATGGGGGCGTGGACATAGGATGGAGAGAGCTCTAAAGAAAGGCTACGCAGAATTATTGACAATGCCATTTTTGATGCCAAGAGGGCAAAGTTGTTTCCAATGCACATTCTTGGCCCCAAGCTGAAGGGGAAGTAGGCACCCTGGATTTTTGTTGCCTTCATAACTCCCTCAGAAAATCTCTCTGGCTTGAACTCCAGGACATCATCACCCCACAGTTCGGGGTCATAGTGGAGGACTATTTGTGGATTCATCATTTGCACACCAGCTGGAATAAAATACTTTCCAAATTGTGTATCTTCAGTAGCCACTTTGGAGAGCTCAGCTAGTGGTGGATATAACCTTAGGATCTCGTTCAAGATCATAGGTACCTGCAAACGTGAGAGTGCAACGAGTGACATGAAAAAACCGAGTATACTTGTTTaattggattgtgattttttgcagaaaaattgttatatttttcgtgaatatatttttcaattatttttttatttcatatataataAATCGCTATAATATACTTTTCTACAAAACTCCTAAAAATTGCAATATAAACGGGCAAGTGTCCCAAAATTCTGTAAGGATTGTTTTAATGGGTGTCCAAAATCTTTTTAATCGATCTAAACTATATGATTCTATGGTCCACTAGGATCTGTTTCAATTTTATCGAGTGTGAGCAAGATATTTTGTTGAGGTCATCAAGAATATAGTATAAGCAAGCAATTAATAATACTAACAAAGGGAAATAAGTAGCTAATTGTATGACATAAAAAGAGGAAATAAATAAGTTTGGAAAAGTAGTggatatataaaaaaataataaaagagcatagacaaaaggaaaacaaaaatcattacGACAGTGGAGGGTACTTTCTTATAGATATAGGCTACAAATAGCAAGATTACTAGAATATTAGGACAAAACTATCATGATTTAAGTAGTTTTTAGTATGATTGAGAACCTGAAGGGATTAAGATTAGGAAACTTACAATTTTGAGGTGGCTTAAACCATCATAGTATGGATCTTTGTCCCCAAAAACTTGCAAAATTTCTTCTCTGGCACGTTCCTGCCACTCAGGGTGCTTACTCAGGAGGACGAGTGACCAAAGCATCAAAGTTGAGCTAGTGTCCTGCCCAGCCCAGTAGAACACTTTGCACTCATTAATGTTCTGTTCAATGGTCAATCCTGCAGTTTTGCTTCCTTGGAGCTTAATCTCATTCATATTGGATTCCAGCAATATCCCCAAGAAGTCATCACTGGATTCTCCTGCTTGCATTGCCTTCATCTTTTTGTTGATCATTTCTGTGATCTTGACTCTTAATTCTCTGTCTATTGCCCTCATCCTGTTGTTCCTCTTAAGCGGCAGAAACCTTCAACAACAAATTAAACCATGAAACTATAGTCAATTAAAGTTGATGAGACTCAAAAACTTCAAAGTAAATGAATATatgaatttatcattttagaCAGACACCCAAAAAAACGTAGCATCCAAACGGACTCGTAATTACCCGTAAGGTCTGAACAAATTAATTAACAGAAATAAATATTACCTCTTTCCTGGAAAGTAAACTGACCGAACGGCTTCCCATGTAAGAGAGGCGAGTTCTTTCATAAGTTCAACAATCACGCTTCCTTCTTCATAGCTGGTCCCAAAAAGTGCTCTCGAAATTACACCTCCTGATAAGCCTTCAATACCTTTCCAGACATCCACCTCTGCTGAGCCACCCTCAGGGATCAATCTGCTCCATTTGTTCACCGTTTCAACGCAGCTCATTTGAAATGCAGGCAGCATAAGCTGTAATCCATGAAAGAAAATACTAACTATAAACTAACTTGGGCTATGCAGATTATTGATAATAATCAGTTGATGCATGCATAAGGATTCGGAGCAGGTGCAGCTGTGGTTTGGGGCTACCCTATCCACGTGTACTATTTACAAGATATAGTGTACACGAAAAAAACTCACACGTACAATAAGATAATAAAATGTATACCAAATCACGTAAAAAGTACACCACCAGTAAAAAACTGCACAGCACAACTGCATCTACCCCATTTCCCCATGCAGTAGAGAATgtgagacaaaaaaaaagaagctcaAATCATAGTATTTTTAGCTTATCAAAACTGAAAGCAGGGTTGATGATCTTCCTATGCTTCGCCCACTTCTGCCCCTCAGCACAGGCCACACCAGTGAAAAGAATTTCGATGAGAGGATCAAGATCATGATAACTCTTCTGAAATGTGACATATTTAGTCAAGACTTCCTTTACTAGTGTTGGATCTGTCAGAGTCACCCTCGGATATCGTCCAATCCACATGAAAGAATTTTTTCCTGCAAACATATATGCTTCCAGACCATTAATATGTGTCAattttcacacacacacacacactaggggagaaaaagaaaaaaaaataccatgGATTTGGAGAGTTTTGTAGACATCAGGCATCATGCGTTTTATGATATTATCTCCAAGTGATAGGTAGCAATTCTAttacttattttattattaatttcccctattatcTGACCGGATGTGGATTAATTagtagattctactcacttttcgtaaattgcatttatttcagggagtagaacgaaaatatgataacaggtgccaatttgacagaaaaGGGATTCAGATGATAGAGCTTGTTCaaagggtatttttggaaaTGAAGATATTACGCCTATTTTGGTAAATTTCGCAAGGGAAGGACAGCTTGGAGGGCTTGGTCCTGTTGATGTGCGCCGcagttaaaaagaaagagaggaaggaAGTTCGGGGGCTGGCGGTTCTTGGTCTTCCGTCTGTAGCTTAGCGGAAAGGCTTGACCTTTCCCTTGGACCTACTTTTAGCTTTAGAAAAAAACTTACGGCTGGGAGGAGGAGGCATTTTGTTAGCTTTGcgctttgacttttccttttttttccttttcttttgaatccTGCGCATGGCAGGAGCATTGGAGAATTGCTTCCTTTGAATTTTCTTCTTTAGCTTGAGACGAAGTGAAAACTATGAACTTTTGTAGCTTTTCTGTTCATTCGATATATTGAGACGAATTGGATTTTGCCGAATTTCAACGGACATGGCCGCTGGTTTCTTTTCAATTTCCCTTGAATTTAGTTCATCAATTATGAGCTAATTTTCCAATCCTAGTCAAGGAGCAACGAAGGTTCTGactcgcctaaaaattgtgagatcgttttaattcaatcttttccttttatttattggtatccgCATATTTCCTGATTGCTAtgtttatggttatttaattaattgattgtcttggatccggataattaattgatttggtaacctattgtcaattagggcattaaatccgtaattgtttaattgtcctgaaatagtgacaactggcacgattagattcgtgccagggggatacgcgggctaatctaaaataaccctggtagtgcgttatttggttagaatagggctcctctaatacgtaaggcaattgggaaattaaatcttacgggcgtacctaggattatttcttaattagagcagtgattaacgggcgtaccttgatcaccgacacagtaaggtggggttgactgtcatcgcttgtttggcagttataacctatttatcagtaaataattggaattgcctttgcttatcgatgatcaattaggtgaaccattgctgaagttattccttggctagatccttaattatcactcatttgattttagtaattttttatttaatttttagtatttttttagattttagttgaaCTTCTTGgattgtcaccttctgcacaaaaacaccccccttgtcactgtgaacttgaaaagaaataattactcccagtccctgtggattcgaccctgctcaccactatttacagaaattacttttagtttgagcaggttttattattgcacaggcttcgacaacctgtcaatttttggcgccgttgccggggactggcgttattatttgtttctttttaaattcatttttgtccTAATTCTCTGGTTTTCTTCTAGTGTATGCCtcgatcttctcgtacaggtgatttgatttttaaccctgaggtagagaagaccgcgcgtagaacaagaaaggaaaccagacagctcagagaggagcactCCAGTGCTGCATCTCAGAGACCTGAGCCAGGAGTTGaccctgtagacaccaaaattttagtgtaatttcatttactatttgatttttatttgtcgtgttagttttattcactttttagtttttagtttttagtttttattttattatttttatttgtaagtttttagcatagaatttctccggaaaaagaaaatcattcaaaaattatgttttagttgttttgatttaaattcaatgttttcttggaaaaatatgaaaaatgaaaaaagaaaaaaagaaggaaaaagaaaagagaaaaatgaaaattgcaactttgctgtttattatttctagtttatttatttttatccgatgttaattaaattgttggttttttttacttaattttattatcatttttgttaaattacttttcaaaaaaaaaaaaggggaaaaagtcGCATGCAGCAGCGTGAAGACCATACCATTTGCTGGTAGATCGGATGGCCAAGGGAGAGGGCTTAAGATGAGATTGATTGGTAGCCATTAAACGGAGGGTTTTAGGGTTGCCAACTTGATATAAAGAGCTGAGAAGAAACCGCAGCCAAAGGGAGGAAAAAAGAGAGTGCGTGAGACGGCAAAAGGAAAACCGAGAGGAGAGATAAGGGCAAAAACTGGAGAGAGCAGGGAGAGTTTGGGGAAAGCTGGAAAGAACGAAAAAAAGGGAGATCTAGGGGGAGAGCTAGAAAACAAGAGGGAGAAAACGGGGGGAGTGGGAGAGATAGCTAGAGAAAAGAGCGGAAAAGAAAGAGCTTCAAGAATGAGGGAAGCTGAGTGACGGCGGACAAGGAAATGGAAGGAAGGGCaagaaaaccagaaaaggaaaaaacgcAGGGAACTCCTCTGCGAAACCCACTACGAGGCTGACCTTTCAGCCTACTATCACGGAACTTTTCTTCCCTGACTGTCGCGCCTCACTTTTTGATGAGTGtgtggtgtgtgtagtgtggtgtgagatgtgagtgtgtagtgtgtagtgtgtgtgtgaacgtgtgcaaaatgaaaataaaggccatgggacttgataatgcgacggtttggccatataaagttcaaaaagggttttttgtatcaaagatggagtcgccacttggtatagggttagggtgtaccaagtcacccaaaaatgatttttgttttttgaataaaaaaaagtaaataaactcttttagagaacttttgggtctacgtaaccaaaagagggatcgggggtcacatttgacgaaggagAAGGcgaggataaaaatccaaggcaccccttcgacctagccaaggctagttgcgtgacttaaaccaatttttcctaatttttctacccaaggtatgtatcgcgtgttggatatgtctatatgaatgcaaaaccctagacctaggggtattgggggaaatttctcttcaaaggttgagtggtgccaatcacattaattgtgaagcccaataatgatcctttggagaggtcacacgtaatcctaaatgacgtaaaaatgaatGGGGTGCATGTCATGTGAAAATGTAAGTTtatgtgaagtgagaaaagtggaggtgtgcaaatgtatttacaaggtaaggtgagtaaagaatgataatgtgaaaataatataaagtgcatgtgtgcgagtgatatggtatagaGTGTGAGTAGTTAAATGAAAACGTgtaaaagtagtgtgaagtgagaatgtggaaaaagagatagaatataaagtaggTGCATGTGATCGTgaatgaaaaatgcatgaatcctataggaatgcatcaagatgggaacggggagtcctaactttgtgacttaattttccctttgattagaaggggggaactagcgtgctaaggctatcgagtagccacactcgctcgtttcccttatcagaagggggctcttcaggcaaatgtaccctaactagcatgagatgcaagacctaaagtgaggggaaaggggaatcgaggagcatgccagatgataaaactaaggaaaaatgcatgatatgtagtgaacaggcaaataatgcattaatgaaaaacaaaggaaaaatcctattgggtctagcgttggactagctcttctatgaattcctactagcattagactagtggaaacgtacattcatccatcacattcattcaggctatggaaagcgagtagacatgccaaacacttataaacacatagcacataacatttagcatgctcgactagatgcaaggccctaacaaagcaaattaacacatagcaacaaaggTAAGCAACCAAACTAataaacctattacatttgctagctaggcacacgtcttcaataggtcttcatcaaatgctcctccaagccctatctattacaagccaagaggtgtacacataccccataatgaataacttaaataaaaggaaaaagtaaatgaaataaatgaaaggaattaaagaaaggcaaagaaagcaacgtagacatgcatattcacataacacgtaggagcacgtagggtcaaatgaagtgcaaataagggatagagtgtacctcccttggaatggagtccaaatgaaagaaaaatggcttcaaaacaataaaacggtcaaggtaccactttatttgggaaaattaaataaaataagcaaacacaagctcacttggtcataaagccctaacgtcatgacttaagtgcaattgaaataaagcatagtaattaattaaaacaaacaagcaatgaagttgtagaattaaaactgccaaggaccaaattgaggaaatttttcaattggttgggtcatagtgaaacaaagagagacttggggggccaaagtgcaattctcaagattatttcatgcatgcatacgtaggaGTTTAAGCTTCTGCAATTTTATTTAGACGAGGCTTCTGCAATCAGCACTTCACCGAAAtcagctttcaaacacaattaAATCCAAGCAAACAATCACACAATCCTCTCACTTTGCATCATGAAACTCGTAGATGCAAATCTGAACAACTCAAGCAACTTCATGCCAAGCTTTGATTTATTTCCAACCCAACATCATAAATTCAAACTAAGCAACCAATTTCACTCAACCAAACAGAAAACTTAGCAAGACATCATGCAAATCTGCTGCACAAtaagaaaccaaaaagaaacTACAACCTGGATAGGAGAAACAATGTGGGAAGGAAACTAAAAGCACAAGAGACTGGGAGAGCAGCCATGTATGATCGAAGTAAATGCGAAATTAAACCAGAAACAATCCA
It contains:
- the LOC113764472 gene encoding cytochrome P450 CYP72A219-like, with translation MEVWSFKLLPLLGLLGYVIYWFFGMVEVYWLKPKRLEKILREQGFKGNPYRLLRGDQHENDKLLKETLSKPIQLEDNIIKRMMPDVYKTLQIHGKNSFMWIGRYPRVTLTDPTLVKEVLTKYVTFQKSYHDLDPLIEILFTGVACAEGQKWAKHRKIINPAFSFDKLKLMLPAFQMSCVETVNKWSRLIPEGGSAEVDVWKGIEGLSGGVISRALFGTSYEEGSVIVELMKELASLTWEAVRSVYFPGKRFLPLKRNNRMRAIDRELRVKITEMINKKMKAMQAGESSDDFLGILLESNMNEIKLQGSKTAGLTIEQNINECKVFYWAGQDTSSTLMLWSLVLLSKHPEWQERAREEILQVFGDKDPYYDGLSHLKIVPMILNEILRLYPPLAELSKVATEDTQFGKYFIPAGVQMMNPQIVLHYDPELWGDDVLEFKPERFSEGVMKATKIQGAYFPFSLGPRMCIGNNFALLASKMALSIILRSLSLELSPSYVHAPIVRVTTQPQFGAHLTLRKV